TGTGTCTAGGTAGGCGGCAGCCGGATCCCAGACTGAACTTTTTACCCCACCCTTTGTTTGCTTCCCCCAGattgatttttgttctttttaagtgtatgtgtggtggggtGCTTGAGTCATAAGTacaagtgcccacagaagccagaggagttggatccccggagctggagttacaggtggttgccaGCTGCCCAGtgtagtgctgaggatcaaacttgggacctttggaagagcagtgtgtgttcttCACCGCTCAGCCACCTCTCCCCCCCacccttgttgttgttttgagacaagacttGTGTAGACCAGTTGCCCTAGACACCAGGCACCACTATACCCGCTAAGTTTAGATTTTGAGAAATTCTTTTCTAGTAAGTAAAGATGGCTTTTATATCTTCTAATTGTACCCGTCTGTGGAAGTCCAGGTCCTTATCCCTGTGTTAAGGGGTTCTTTCTCTGTTAGACCTGCTGTCACAGGGAGGCAgagctgtttattttttattgattgatttttggtcttccgagacaggatttctcgtgtctccctggctgtcctggaactcactctgtagactaggttggcctcgaacaactcacagagatccacctgcctctgcctcccaagtgctggggttaagggagtgcaccaccactgcccagtggccTAGGCTTCTTTCACACTGAGCGTGAGTTGAGGATCACATGTGTGATCTGTTTGATGGGTGTAAAATCACATCTTAGGCACACTGGAAAGGTCAAAATATCCTTTGAAATACATTCCTTAGCTCCTCATCCGCCTCTGCAGAGCCTCTTGATTATTCTCTGCTACAGTTCACACCATGATCCTCACAGGAGCTGGACCTCAGCGACAATTGCCTGCCGAGGGCTGCCGTGTGCTTGGGTTTCTCTCTGGTGCAGTTACTGTGCAAAGCTCTGCCACCTGTGCTTCGGCTTGTGTTTGTACCTCAGGTCTAAAACAGCTGAAACAGAGCTCCTGGTGAGAGAAAAGCAGCAGTTCATTTAGATTTTCCGTGTTTCTTCTCCCACGTCTGAGTCGGGGCAGGCACTGTGGTTACATATATTTCCTAATTTGCAGGGGCCCTGAAGACACTTGCTTTGagtttggtgtttttcctgccatCCTGAGTTTCCCACTTGACTACCCCTTGAGTCCTCCGAAGATGAGATTCACCTGCGAGATGTTCCATCCCAACAGTAAGTGAGTCCGAATGTGGTTGACAAGGCAGCAGAATGCCGCGTTGTTAATAAGAGGCAGGAGGTCCTTCAGGTACATGGGATGCAGCACACCAGTACTGTATGCACATGTCTACAATGGCTGCCAGCTTTTAAACTGGGGCAAATCAGTTATGGTGTGAGTACCAGGATTTCTATTTTGAAGATCAGCTTAATGTAGTGGAGGAAAAAATACTGTATGAACTTAACACTAGCTATTTGTCTGAGCCATCCTGCATTAATGGGCTTCCTAGAACTTTCAGGCCTTGAGTGCTTTGTGGCCTACATTGGCCTTTGTCATAGTATATTTTTAATGGTAGAAAATTGGAATTGGGACAGAGAGAtgtcttagtggttaaaagcacttgctgctcttgcagaggactcagatttggttcccagtacatGCATGTTTGCTCACAACCAaggctccagggaatctgataccctctgctggcctctctggACCCAGACTCTctcgtggtgcacagacatcacTCATGCACGGTAAAAAACTGGAGCCAGCCCAGTCTTCCTACAGCCGAGTTAAGGGATGCTGTAGTTGGATTGGCTGTTAAGAGGTGCCATAGAGGTGGCATGATGATGCACTCACGTTCAGTGTTGACTGGGAAGGAAGCCAGTACTCAATAGTGCTCTGAGTTTTATCTTCAGAAAACAGTTTGTGCAAGTGTCTCGAAGGGGGTACAGTCATACTGCCAGTGACTCCTCTCTGattgggattatttatttattttatttcttccttttacaaGTAGCTATTATATATAAGAGAAATTTGAGGGGTGAAGTGCCTGATATAGGGTTTTACACGTTCATGttacccacagaagtcagaagacttgagtcagatcctctggaattagagttaaggatggttctgagccattatgtgggtgctgggagtcgaaccctggtcctctggaaaagcagtcaaccctcttaaccactgaactgctTCTCCAACCCAAATTGATatctttattttgtaaaaataattttgaactgGGTGTGTTGTTAAATGCCCACCCCTCCTCTGCGCTTAGGTAATTCAGTGCCTTGCCTCTACTCTGGCCACATGGAAATTgatcgggggtggggtgggagtaggggtggTCCTGCCAGCTGAGTTAGGGATATCTAAAAACCTGCACTGCAGAGCCCTGTGAAAATCTTGATTTCTGGGTACTtgaattttggaatatttgtccACTCACTTTTCACTTACTCCTTTTGGTGATAATGCTCGGAGAAATTCATAACAAGGGGAATCTAGTTGTGACTAGTTAGTGCTTGGTAGACCTGGTCCTTAGCGCCCTTGTCAGCCAGTGACTACAGGACCTGATCAATCCCCAAAAGGTCTGGCCTGCTGCTGGTAGGCCTCTCTGGGATTTGTGCCAACAGGAAGTGTCCTGTTACTGCTGTGCAGACAGCTGGGCCTCTGTCTGTAGAGCTGCTGCCAGCACAGTGGCACCATATCTGGGCTCACATGGCTGCCTCTGAATTTTGCAGTTTATCCTGACGGGAGAGTCTGCATCTCCATCTTGCATGCCCCAGGCGATGATCCCATGGGCTATGAGAGCAGTGCTGAGCGGTGGAGCCCTGTGCAGAGTGTAGAGAAGATCCTGCTTTCCGTGGTGAGCATGCTGGCAGGTGAGCTTATGCATTCCATTTTCTGTTACTGTATCAGGTCTGTACTTTCCCAAGTGTGAGCATActttcaggcaaattttattagggtatacaatatattactACAGAGTCCAAAAAGTTATACCTAATTCATattctattctaacttgtattaccaacccaaaactattttttgatgtttttggAACTTATACACTTTGCATCTCTTtagttagtttcttttctgaatttgttaacaaggaaaaaccataactatctaatcttcaactccctgagagacacaagaaggaaataaaattacctaagtaaacaggaagtgcaaacaagcaacttttaaaatatgtgagaaatgacagaaacagttggcttcctggaaagtcacccaaggttcttctgcaacattggggcatccatccatctttggcctacaggtctagcatatctgacagacttatttgATCTTCTGAAGagctgtcctactttgtcttggcaaaattcagcagtcctttcttttgtgtcctgcttgtccattttggacagcacactgtcggCAGTATCAGCAGTGACATTTTCTTGCCTGGTGActaacttgccacaaagaaagtaagctccatatggagtttcttcaatgcccatcatcttctctgaagtagattggtgctgtcaggagcagacatgtctcattgtcatttaaaaaaaaatatgtgttattaaacatcttaaatgccatattctgtagatctctgaagtgtttgaagatgatctgtttatctaaaatatatctgtttgaccttgaaaacatacctaacctgacAAGTTCTATTGTAATACGTGACTAACAACTAACATGCATTTTTTTATTATCCTGggtagttggtaataataattttcaagaactagcaatttgcattacattgttaaattactgtataggtacaatatcttgaacaagagtaggaatatatgtacagtatattctaacaaaattaacctcaagtttgtatcaatatacacaatttgtatacaatatacaaaaatctaatccaatgtaatatatttaaaacaagtaattgatttttaaaagtagattcaataatctacctttgtATCTTAGCATGtccatattctcccttttttcttttcagaatagattcaataatctacccttttatcctgtcatttctaaatctctctctcttttttaagagtagattcaataatctacctttttaccCTGTCATTTatgtatcatatccccctttcttcttttagaaagagattgactatgaccaataacaatttttaaccaacgcctaaacaaaaacaaacatccataatccattttttgggaaatgtgggtgtagttttctaggctactttctgctgattgggggcactggtagtcttatggggacacaaagaaaatttaggattatggtgaAGTACtgattggagtagtctgtgaggctgaatcatctcagctatCGATCTCTatattgtcctaagcagtttgtagtccaaactgatctttgggtggtgtttgtcagcttaatagTGTTATCATTGTCCTGATGGAATTGTAGTTGTAGGGTCCCAtcttctttttggagacttcaaagtctctgttaggtgtggtcattgttcactgcagaaaatcttttttgtAGGGCaagttttctggatgatttgtcctttttcttcagatgtctcatttgttcagcggtctttagattccttagctggatgcctgtattctcctggaaagacaaaaacaaaatccttccccaaccctaactttggaaAGGTtccaaatcaaacctttatctcTTGTCATTTATGGTTTcttctgaattttttgttctgtcttctatagttctatcatccagagcagtgtggTTTTTACAATAGACattaggttctttttttttgccatagctgaggactgaacccagggccttgcccttgccaggcaagcgctctaccattgagctaaatccccaacccccaggcattacgttctttaattgctctggaaaggagtttcttccatgatgacaggaaaggactgaatagaatgagaggcccctcagggagtttcctgccagttaccttgtctgtcccttgttgatctacatttgttaatccaatgtctgcctttgccacaccttctgcataatccagaagggaggggtgttctgttgccattgttccttgaaaaaacattgtttctaggaacatccTGTTTATAgcccctttttaggtgaccttgtttactgcaattgaaacatttgacattatgatttttcttcaaacctctggaagtTACCTATCCAACCATGGttatggtcatgagattcaaaaTTTATTATATCATTCtaccaagggtgctgatcttgcctttaacggcctaATTACCATtttgcattagcattttcaaaagccagagattcaattattatctgtctagattcagaatttggtatcattctatttactgctgaagtctatctttgtaaaaaatcagtgaaggtttcttttgggccctgtataactttagtaaatgactcaattttgtttcctcctttttcaattctgttccaagcattcaaggctgccatgcggcaataaagccaggtgtggtcatcatataaagattgttcTTGCATATCAGCATAATCGCCTTCTCCAATAAGTTGATCTTGGGGAATTTCGATACTTCTAGCCCTACtccattgttcaatggtcttagcctcatccttccaccaggtcctcccttgtaattggggaccagccaTCTAAAATGGCTGTAACCAAATCTGTCCAGCCTTGAGGAATAATTCCATTACAAGTTGAGCGTGAGTTTACTATCTGCTTCATGAAAGATGAGTGGATG
The sequence above is drawn from the Onychomys torridus chromosome 18, mOncTor1.1, whole genome shotgun sequence genome and encodes:
- the Ube2g2 gene encoding ubiquitin-conjugating enzyme E2 G2 isoform X2 → MNEENFFEWEALIMGPEDTCFEFGVFPAILSFPLDYPLSPPKMRFTCEMFHPNIYPDGRVCISILHAPGDDPMGYESSAERWSPVQSVEKILLSVVSMLAEPNDESGANVDASKMWRDDREQFYKIAKQIVQKSLGL
- the Ube2g2 gene encoding ubiquitin-conjugating enzyme E2 G2 isoform X1 yields the protein MAGTALKRLMAEYKQLTLNPPEGIVAGPMNEENFFEWEALIMGPEDTCFEFGVFPAILSFPLDYPLSPPKMRFTCEMFHPNIYPDGRVCISILHAPGDDPMGYESSAERWSPVQSVEKILLSVVSMLAEPNDESGANVDASKMWRDDREQFYKIAKQIVQKSLGL